In the genome of Nitrospira japonica, one region contains:
- a CDS encoding TonB-dependent siderophore receptor — MRDQSISVAGKGGQSWGFARSFLVFILVMGIWPQLAQAGSSVSRHEGPVSFNIPPQPLPSALNTFAETSGVQVSYPSQLAQGATSAGVSGTYMPDAALRELLVGTGVTYKYTNSATITLVQATPEVVPLESQEQPAQPLQTEPQPDVSDQSASKPVKVPEVIVKDVKERSEAYTTDEVTTATRLPVPVQDLPRSVETVTRQVMDDQKLIRMSDALRNVSGTSMPSTQGGRAGDFMIRGFRSDANVFKNGFREDSTFAARAARDVANIETIEVVKGPPSYLFGRADPGGIINQTTKNPLRNNYYSGEMIVGSYNLYRPNIDIGGPLNDNKTLTYRFNGVYENAESYRQGVKTERLFLTPTFGWELGSRTTFRFEGEYLYDKSPIDRGLVAVGDGPANIPVSRFLGDPTKQGYINQGKATIIMFHQLSDQWKVRSAFRAAVSSEKYNSLESWFMDDASGILQLAQFQIPTLVQSYYWQNELHGNVMTGSVKHKLMMGVELGRENASQQQYSDTAGAAPLNTINIYNPLYSFFSNPLDLQSDTSTTNNIMGIYAGDQIDILENLHLHAGGRFDIFEQKQINRPSVFSPDGGTDKQSDNAFSPSVGLTYQPIKAVALFANYTRSFLPQSTIARGVDGQLFKPERGTQYEGGVKLQAFEGRLRSTVAIFDITKTNVLTPDVSQGPGSGFSIATGEQRSKGVEFDIAGRIMPGWEIIANYAYIDARVTQDNFFQTGSRLPNVPLNQGSLWTTYFFQEGVIKGFGAGIGMYAQGQRNGLLQCQNPTDCQQQFQLPGFVRMDAALYYRKPEVFNRTNLLAAINFTNLLDQRYFIGAQNFREIIYTGAPLTVLGSIKLEFN; from the coding sequence ATGAGGGATCAATCTATCAGCGTCGCAGGGAAAGGAGGGCAGAGCTGGGGATTCGCTCGGTCCTTTCTGGTCTTCATCCTGGTCATGGGGATCTGGCCTCAACTGGCGCAGGCGGGCTCATCTGTCTCCAGGCATGAGGGGCCCGTCTCGTTCAACATTCCTCCGCAGCCATTGCCCTCGGCATTGAACACCTTTGCCGAGACTTCCGGGGTCCAAGTGAGTTATCCGTCGCAATTGGCTCAAGGGGCGACGTCTGCCGGGGTAAGCGGAACGTATATGCCGGATGCGGCATTGCGGGAACTTCTCGTCGGCACAGGCGTGACGTATAAGTATACCAACTCTGCCACCATTACTCTGGTCCAGGCCACACCTGAGGTAGTGCCGTTGGAGAGTCAGGAACAGCCTGCACAGCCCCTCCAGACAGAACCGCAGCCTGACGTTTCCGATCAATCTGCGTCCAAGCCGGTGAAGGTACCGGAAGTCATAGTGAAAGACGTGAAGGAACGGAGTGAAGCGTACACGACGGACGAAGTCACTACGGCGACCCGCCTTCCCGTTCCCGTTCAGGATCTGCCTCGGTCAGTAGAAACGGTAACAAGGCAGGTCATGGATGATCAGAAATTAATCCGCATGAGCGATGCGCTTCGCAACGTCAGCGGAACGTCGATGCCTAGCACGCAAGGCGGTCGGGCCGGCGACTTCATGATCCGTGGCTTCAGAAGCGACGCCAACGTGTTTAAGAACGGTTTTAGGGAAGACAGCACGTTTGCCGCACGTGCGGCTCGTGATGTCGCCAATATTGAAACCATCGAGGTGGTCAAGGGGCCGCCCTCCTACTTGTTCGGTCGCGCGGACCCAGGTGGTATCATCAACCAGACCACGAAAAATCCACTCCGAAACAACTATTACTCCGGAGAGATGATTGTCGGGAGTTACAATCTATACCGTCCGAACATCGACATCGGCGGTCCTTTGAACGACAACAAGACGTTGACCTATCGATTCAACGGCGTCTATGAAAACGCCGAGAGCTATCGTCAGGGCGTCAAAACCGAACGGCTCTTTCTCACGCCGACCTTCGGATGGGAGCTCGGTTCGCGAACCACGTTCCGGTTCGAGGGCGAATACTTGTATGACAAGTCACCGATCGACCGCGGACTCGTGGCAGTAGGCGACGGACCGGCCAACATTCCCGTCAGCCGATTCCTCGGAGATCCTACTAAACAGGGGTACATCAATCAGGGAAAAGCAACGATTATCATGTTCCATCAGCTCAGCGATCAGTGGAAGGTTCGAAGTGCATTTCGTGCCGCTGTGTCGTCTGAGAAATACAACAGTCTTGAGTCATGGTTCATGGACGATGCGAGCGGGATCTTACAGTTGGCGCAGTTTCAGATTCCGACGTTGGTTCAGAGCTATTATTGGCAGAACGAGTTGCACGGAAATGTGATGACCGGTTCCGTGAAACACAAACTCATGATGGGTGTGGAGCTGGGGAGAGAGAATGCAAGTCAGCAACAGTATTCCGATACTGCTGGTGCCGCGCCGCTGAACACCATCAACATTTATAACCCCCTCTATTCGTTTTTTTCGAATCCGCTGGATCTGCAGTCCGACACGTCCACGACCAACAACATCATGGGTATTTATGCCGGTGATCAGATCGATATACTTGAGAACCTGCACCTGCACGCAGGTGGACGATTCGATATTTTCGAGCAAAAGCAAATCAATCGGCCAAGCGTATTCAGCCCAGACGGCGGAACGGATAAGCAGTCGGACAATGCCTTCAGTCCATCGGTTGGTTTGACCTACCAGCCCATCAAGGCTGTTGCGCTATTTGCCAACTACACCCGGTCGTTCCTCCCGCAGTCGACCATCGCTCGTGGCGTTGACGGACAGTTGTTCAAACCGGAGCGAGGCACGCAGTATGAGGGAGGCGTCAAGCTCCAAGCATTCGAGGGTAGATTACGATCCACGGTGGCGATATTCGATATTACCAAAACCAACGTCCTCACGCCTGATGTCAGTCAAGGTCCGGGCTCTGGGTTCTCGATCGCGACGGGAGAGCAGCGGAGCAAGGGTGTCGAGTTCGATATCGCCGGCCGAATCATGCCAGGCTGGGAAATCATTGCAAACTATGCGTATATCGACGCACGAGTCACTCAGGACAACTTTTTTCAAACTGGCAGCAGACTGCCGAACGTGCCACTGAATCAGGGCAGCCTTTGGACCACCTATTTCTTCCAAGAAGGAGTGATCAAAGGGTTCGGGGCGGGTATTGGCATGTACGCGCAAGGACAGCGAAACGGACTTCTCCAATGTCAGAATCCAACGGATTGTCAGCAGCAGTTCCAGTTGCCTGGGTTCGTACGCATGGACGCAGCCCTGTACTATCGTAAGCCGGAGGTATTTAATAGAACCAATTTGCTGGCTGCCATTAACTTTACGAATCTGTTGGATCAACGATATTTCATCGGAGCTCAAAACTTCCGAGAAATTATCTATACAGGTGCTCCGCTGACCGTTCTGGGATCGATCAAGCTGGAGTTCAACTGA